TAGCTTGCTGTTTGCCCAGTTCAACACCCCATTGGTCGAAGGAGTTGATATCCCAAATAACTCCCTGGACCATGACGATGTGCTCATATAGAGCTATCAACGCACCAAGAATAGAAGGGGTGAGTTCTTCCGCCAAAATGGTGGTCGTTGGTCGGTTACCCGGCATCACTTTGTGGTTAACGAGTTCCGCTGAAACCCCTTCAGCAGCAATCTCTTCAGCATTCTTACCAAACGCCAAAACCTTGGTTTGAGCGAAGAAGTTACTCATCAGCAAATCATGCATGGTGCGCTCACCAGCAGGAAGGTCCTGCTTAGGACGAGCAAAACCAATAAAGTCAGCTGGAACAAGGCGAGTACCTTGGTGGATCAGCTGGAAGAATGCATGCTGACCGTTGGTGCCAGGCTCGCCCCAGTAAATCTCACCAGTACCAGTCGACACAGGGGAGCCATCCCTGTGAACAGATTTACCGTTAGATTCCATTGTCAGCTGTTGCAAATATGCAGCGAAGCGGCTGAGGTCTTCAGAGTAAGGGAGAACCGCATGAGTTTCTGCACCGTAAAAATCTGAGTACCACACCCCAAGAAGTGCCATCAGGACAGGAATGTTCTCTTCGAACTTGGCGGTGCGGAAGTGTTCGTCCATTGCGTGGAAACCACCGAGGAAACGCATGAAGTCACGTGGCCCGATGACAGCCATGAGTGAGAGACCAACGGCGGAATCCACAGAATAGCGGCCTCCCACCCAATCCCAGAAGCCGAACATGTTGTTGGTGTCGATACCGAATTCTGCGACCTTTTCAGCATTTGTTGAAACAGCAACGAAGTGCTTCGCCACCGCTTCCTCACCCAATTTCTCCACCAGCCAAGCACGAGCTGCCCGAGCATTAGACAGGGTTTCCTGCGTGGTGAAAGTCTTCGAGGCAATAACGAACAATGTGGATTCCGCATCGAGGTCTTCCAATACAGAGACAAGGTCTGCAGGATCGACGTTGGAGACAAACTCAGCAGAAATACCCGCAGTGGCGTAGGAGCGAAGAGCCTTCGTGGCCATTGCAGGGCCTAGATCAGAACCACCGATGCCAATGTTGACGATTTTCTTAATGGTGCGGCCTGTGTGACCCAACCAGTTACCAGAGCGAAGTGCGGTGGCGAAGTCTCGCATACGGCCCAAGACCTCGTGCACATCAGCAGCGACATCTTGACCATCGACGCTTAAGTCAGCCTCTGCAGGTAGACGCAACGCAGTATGGAGCACAGCACGATCTTCAGTATTGTTCAGGTGCTCACCGGAAAACATTGCGTCAATTTTTCCACGCAGGCCAGATTCTTCGGTCAGTGCGAGGAGGCGGGTGAGGGTGGAATCGTCAACCAAGTTCTTCGACAGGTCAACATGTAGACCAGAGGCGGAAAATGTGTATTTCTCCGCGCGGTTTTCTTCCTTGAAAAGTTCGCGCAGGGTGGTTGTCTTGAAGTTTGAGTAATGTTCGGTCAGGTCTTGCCAAGCCTGAGTGGTCGAAATGTCCGCCATGAATACTCCTTGATTGTCGTTAAATAACATCTTCAGGTTAGCTTGCTTTTGTGGCCAAGCGCATCGAAGTGTGTTCAAAGTGGGAAACACGACAATGGGGAGTGAATTTATTTGGCTGCTTTTCGACGAAAAACCCCACCCTTCAGTTTATTTTGCGTCCTCCTTAACCCAACGCTTGTGGTGGCGAGCTCTATGTTGGGCGACTGTTTGAGCCCACCTCGCATTTTTGGGATTGAGTGGCCCGTTGGGTTCTGATACTGCCCAGGTTCCGTCTCCCATGAGCCACACGATGATGCCGGAGAATGGATCGAGGAGGTAGGTGACTCTTCCATCGGTTTTCATGTTGTGGTGATGTTGGCAGAGGCATCCGAGGCCACCGAGGCAAGTTGTTCCTCCTTCTTCGTATGGGACTCGGTGGTCAGCCTGGGTTTTTAGTGCTGGTACGGAGCAGCCTGGGAATCGGCATGTTCCGTCACGGCCAATCAGTGCATCGCGTAGGGCAGCTGGCGGGTCGTGTTTATCGGTGCTGATTTTTGCAGCTTCATCCATGTCTTGGTGTTTTGTTGCTTCTTCTGACCAGAATGTTCCTGCTTTGGCATCGAGCCAGCCGATTCCGCTTGCCCAGACGGGTGCATCTGCGAGGTCTTTTGCGGTGTAGAGATTTAGGACGACGTGGACTTGGATATTGTTCCTCATGATGTCGCTGAATGCTTCACCGAAGCTGAGGTCGTTTTTCTTCGCGTGTTGGGTTACAGCGTTGTTGATGATGTGGCCGTCAACTGCATCGACAGAAGCTCCAATTTCGGCGGTTCCATCGGGGCTGAACTTAACCCCAAAAGAAGCATCGTCTTGGGATCCCCGTGAGCCTGTGGCTCTGGCGTCGTCAAGCATGTCTCTTATCTCTTTAATCTTGCGTCCTATGGACGCAGGGCTTGGCAGGACCTGGTTGGGGCTGGTGGCGGTGAGGTAATCGGTGAGTAGTTTGTCTGCGTCTTCGAGGTGTTTGGGGTTGATGCCTGCGAGTTCGTTGCTGATGGTGATGAGGCGGGAGAGGTCTAGGTGGTAGAGCTTTTCCTGCAATGCTTTGAGTTCGGGTAGGTCTGAAAGGGTGGCGAACGCAATGGATATGCGGGAGACCTGGGCTTTTGTTAGACCTGTTGCAATGGCAAGGCTGGAGACGGCGGTGGAGTGATCATCGTCGTCTTTGGGCAGCTGTGTTTGCCAGAAGCGATGTTCCAACTGCCTAAGTTTTGTTTTTTGGATTGCTAGGGGACTGTCGGGATTGTTGACTGCGAAGAAATTCTTAAACATGGGTCACCTCCTCCCCGTAACCTATCCGCCTTTCAACCCCAGAGAAACCGTCGACAGAAAAACCTGTGGATAACTTCCCTCCAACACGACAAAAACCCTGACCAAAACTAAAAGCCCTGGTCAGGGTAGGTAAAAATTTTTCTAACTGTGGATAACTTTAGCCGAGCTTGCCTCGACCCATGCGGAGTAAAATTCCAGCAAGGGCCGGGCCTTCCTCACCGATTTCTTCACGGAATTGGTTAATAATCGCTACTTCTCGGGTGTGTACTAAACGTGTTCCGCCCGAGCTCATGCGTGTTTTTCCGATGGTTTGGGAAATTTTGGTGCGACGTTTAACTGCGTCGAGGATTTCACGGTCTAGGCGGTTAATCTCTTCGCGATATTTTTGGATCTCCGCATCTGACAAGGG
Above is a genomic segment from Corynebacterium suranareeae containing:
- the pgi gene encoding glucose-6-phosphate isomerase, with product MADISTTQAWQDLTEHYSNFKTTTLRELFKEENRAEKYTFSASGLHVDLSKNLVDDSTLTRLLALTEESGLRGKIDAMFSGEHLNNTEDRAVLHTALRLPAEADLSVDGQDVAADVHEVLGRMRDFATALRSGNWLGHTGRTIKKIVNIGIGGSDLGPAMATKALRSYATAGISAEFVSNVDPADLVSVLEDLDAESTLFVIASKTFTTQETLSNARAARAWLVEKLGEEAVAKHFVAVSTNAEKVAEFGIDTNNMFGFWDWVGGRYSVDSAVGLSLMAVIGPRDFMRFLGGFHAMDEHFRTAKFEENIPVLMALLGVWYSDFYGAETHAVLPYSEDLSRFAAYLQQLTMESNGKSVHRDGSPVSTGTGEIYWGEPGTNGQHAFFQLIHQGTRLVPADFIGFARPKQDLPAGERTMHDLLMSNFFAQTKVLAFGKNAEEIAAEGVSAELVNHKVMPGNRPTTTILAEELTPSILGALIALYEHIVMVQGVIWDINSFDQWGVELGKQQANDLAPAVSGEEEVNSGDSSTDALIKWYRENR
- a CDS encoding HNH endonuclease signature motif containing protein is translated as MFKNFFAVNNPDSPLAIQKTKLRQLEHRFWQTQLPKDDDDHSTAVSSLAIATGLTKAQVSRISIAFATLSDLPELKALQEKLYHLDLSRLITISNELAGINPKHLEDADKLLTDYLTATSPNQVLPSPASIGRKIKEIRDMLDDARATGSRGSQDDASFGVKFSPDGTAEIGASVDAVDGHIINNAVTQHAKKNDLSFGEAFSDIMRNNIQVHVVLNLYTAKDLADAPVWASGIGWLDAKAGTFWSEEATKHQDMDEAAKISTDKHDPPAALRDALIGRDGTCRFPGCSVPALKTQADHRVPYEEGGTTCLGGLGCLCQHHHNMKTDGRVTYLLDPFSGIIVWLMGDGTWAVSEPNGPLNPKNARWAQTVAQHRARHHKRWVKEDAK
- a CDS encoding chorismate mutase — translated: MTNTGDNFEIRMPSGTDDPLSDAEIQKYREEINRLDREILDAVKRRTKISQTIGKTRMSSGGTRLVHTREVAIINQFREEIGEEGPALAGILLRMGRGKLG